Proteins from a genomic interval of Polaribacter sp. Q13:
- a CDS encoding glycosyltransferase yields MQKKVCCIFNYPPHYRKSIYELMDKELGCDFYFGKNVPGTLKAMDVSSLNGFRKKFRNIVVKKRIIWQTGVLKLLFKNYKNYILTVDTACLSSWIFIYTAKLLGKNVFFWTHGCNGKESSLHRIKNKLYFGPSKGLLLYGEYAKSILMEIGYKPEKLYVIANSLDYENQLKIRKSLSKNETYKKYFKNDFPVLLFIGRLEKKKKLSMILEVMKVLGEENLNVNCIYIGEGNEKDILVNKAKKDGLEQYSWFYGACYDEYEVGNLIYNADICLSPGNVGLTAIHSLSFGTPVITHSNFSNQMPEYESITKGVSGAFFEENNLESLKNSIKDWLKKHPTKNNELVDNCFQIIDEKYNPYYQLKVLKKAIFNEE; encoded by the coding sequence ATGCAAAAAAAAGTTTGTTGTATTTTCAATTATCCACCTCATTATAGAAAATCTATATACGAATTGATGGACAAAGAGTTAGGATGTGATTTTTATTTTGGAAAAAACGTACCAGGCACATTAAAAGCTATGGATGTAAGTAGCCTTAATGGGTTTAGAAAAAAGTTCAGAAACATTGTTGTTAAAAAACGTATCATTTGGCAAACAGGGGTCTTAAAACTTTTGTTTAAAAATTACAAAAATTATATTTTAACAGTAGATACAGCTTGTTTGAGTAGTTGGATTTTTATTTATACAGCAAAATTACTTGGTAAAAACGTATTCTTCTGGACTCACGGTTGTAATGGCAAAGAATCTAGTTTACATCGCATAAAGAATAAACTTTATTTTGGGCCATCTAAAGGGTTATTATTATATGGCGAATACGCGAAAAGTATTTTAATGGAGATAGGGTATAAACCTGAAAAATTATATGTTATAGCTAATTCTTTGGATTATGAAAACCAATTAAAAATCAGAAAATCTCTTTCTAAAAATGAAACTTACAAAAAATATTTTAAGAATGATTTTCCTGTACTATTATTTATTGGTCGTTTAGAGAAAAAGAAAAAGTTATCGATGATTTTAGAGGTAATGAAAGTATTAGGAGAAGAAAACCTGAATGTTAATTGTATCTATATTGGAGAAGGGAATGAAAAAGACATTTTAGTAAATAAAGCAAAAAAAGATGGCTTAGAACAGTATAGTTGGTTTTATGGCGCTTGTTATGATGAGTATGAGGTTGGTAATCTTATTTATAATGCAGACATTTGTTTGTCTCCTGGTAATGTTGGTTTAACAGCTATACATTCTTTATCTTTTGGAACGCCCGTAATAACCCATTCAAATTTTAGTAATCAAATGCCAGAATATGAATCTATAACGAAAGGAGTTAGTGGTGCATTTTTTGAAGAAAATAATTTGGAGTCTTTAAAGAATTCAATTAAAGATTGGTTGAAAAAACACCCTACTAAAAATAATGAATTGGTTGATAATTGTTTTCAAATAATTGATGAGAAGTACAATCCATATTATCAGCTTAAAGTTTTAAAAAAAGCTATTTTTAATGAAGAGTAA
- a CDS encoding glycosyltransferase family 2 protein: MVVKQIAILLACYNRKEKTIECLKGLYLNKIPVGYIFTVFLVDDDSTDGTREAVKNQFPEVIIIHGSGSLFWNRGMYLAWSTAVKSNDFDFYLWLNDDTELNKDVLEALASTSKQKDNQAIIVGATSALDGKQKVTTYGGRSLIDGLITPKEQAIACDYFNGNIVWIPKEVYQKVGYNDPVFHHALGDFDYGLRASKLGIKMYVAPGFLGKCDVHESLATWCNPKKTLKQRWKAFRSPLGNNPEEFFIFEKRHKGITNAIWHYGTNHLRVIFPFIWSLKK, translated from the coding sequence ATGGTTGTTAAACAAATAGCAATACTACTCGCTTGTTATAACCGGAAGGAAAAAACAATAGAATGCTTAAAAGGACTTTATTTAAATAAAATACCCGTAGGGTATATATTTACAGTTTTTCTGGTTGATGATGACTCTACAGATGGCACTAGAGAAGCAGTAAAAAATCAATTTCCAGAAGTTATTATTATTCATGGAAGTGGAAGTTTATTTTGGAATAGAGGTATGTATTTGGCTTGGTCTACAGCTGTAAAATCTAACGATTTTGATTTTTACCTTTGGTTAAATGATGACACAGAACTTAACAAAGATGTTTTAGAAGCATTAGCATCAACTTCTAAACAAAAGGATAACCAAGCCATTATTGTTGGAGCTACCAGTGCTTTAGATGGCAAACAAAAAGTAACTACTTATGGTGGGCGTAGTCTAATTGATGGATTGATAACTCCAAAAGAACAAGCAATAGCTTGTGATTATTTTAATGGAAATATAGTATGGATTCCAAAAGAGGTTTATCAAAAAGTAGGGTATAACGACCCTGTTTTCCACCATGCCCTAGGAGATTTTGATTATGGCTTACGTGCTTCTAAACTAGGAATTAAAATGTATGTGGCACCAGGCTTTTTAGGAAAATGCGATGTCCATGAAAGCTTAGCTACTTGGTGCAATCCTAAAAAAACTCTTAAACAAAGGTGGAAAGCTTTTCGATCTCCTTTAGGAAACAACCCCGAAGAGTTTTTTATTTTTGAGAAACGACATAAAGGTATAACCAATGCCATTTGGCATTATGGGACCAATCACTTAAGAGTTATTTTCCCATTTATATGGAGTTTAAAAAAATAA
- a CDS encoding acyltransferase, translating into MKFGKIDSNGIPFISVARGASCSIGDNFKMNNGLLGNPIGRPQKCVLFVDRNASIVIGNHVGISSTALVAHKSITIGNYVKIGGGVCIYDTDFHSLEASIRQNAAMDTKNTANVAVEIKDHVFIGAHTTILKGVIIGKNSIVGACSVVTKSIPANEIWAGNPAKFIKKVINNE; encoded by the coding sequence GTGAAGTTTGGCAAAATAGATTCTAATGGAATTCCTTTTATAAGTGTTGCAAGGGGGGCATCTTGTAGTATTGGGGATAATTTTAAAATGAATAACGGTCTTTTAGGTAATCCTATTGGTCGGCCACAAAAATGTGTTCTTTTTGTAGATCGAAATGCATCAATTGTAATTGGTAATCATGTAGGTATAAGCTCTACTGCACTTGTAGCTCATAAAAGTATTACTATTGGTAACTATGTAAAAATAGGTGGTGGTGTTTGCATTTACGATACCGATTTCCATTCATTAGAAGCAAGTATTCGACAAAATGCAGCTATGGATACTAAAAACACAGCCAATGTAGCTGTAGAAATAAAAGATCATGTTTTTATTGGAGCTCATACTACTATTTTGAAGGGGGTAATTATTGGAAAAAATTCTATTGTAGGAGCATGTTCTGTGGTGACTAAAAGTATTCCTGCTAATGAAATATGGGCAGGTAATCCAGCTAAATTCATTAAAAAAGTGATTAATAATGAATAA
- a CDS encoding serine O-acetyltransferase encodes MTFKECRQDIKSDLGRLTIANKKNALRYLLFNASFKITFWFRLDTYLGAKKNIIFKTLYGLTYVIHKRNQLKTGIQIDFMTTCGKGLNFPHFSCIVINGGALIGANCTIFQGVTIGSVRGKGTPIIGDNVVLAPGCKIVGNIKIGDNVFIAPNTVVIKDVPEGATVAGVPAKVINLDGAKNVLMYL; translated from the coding sequence ATGACTTTTAAGGAATGTAGACAAGATATAAAGTCTGATTTAGGGAGACTTACAATAGCAAACAAAAAGAACGCATTAAGATACTTACTTTTTAATGCCTCTTTTAAGATTACCTTTTGGTTTAGGTTAGATACGTATTTAGGGGCGAAAAAAAATATAATATTTAAAACCCTTTATGGGTTAACATATGTGATACATAAAAGGAATCAGTTAAAAACAGGTATACAAATAGATTTTATGACTACCTGTGGTAAAGGATTAAACTTTCCGCATTTTTCTTGTATAGTAATAAACGGGGGGGCACTTATAGGGGCTAATTGCACTATATTTCAAGGAGTCACTATTGGAAGCGTTAGAGGTAAAGGCACACCTATTATAGGAGACAATGTGGTACTAGCTCCCGGTTGTAAAATTGTAGGTAATATAAAAATAGGTGATAATGTTTTTATAGCGCCTAATACTGTAGTTATAAAAGATGTTCCTGAAGGTGCCACTGTTGCTGGTGTTCCTGCAAAAGTAATAAACTTAGATGGGGCCAAAAATGTATTAATGTATTTATAA